A single region of the Candidatus Kryptobacter tengchongensis genome encodes:
- a CDS encoding methylmalonyl-CoA mutase, C-terminal domain has translation MERKIRVLIAKAGLDGHDRGAKVVAAALRDAGMEVIYTGLRQTPEMIVSAAIQEDVDVIGISILSGAHMTIFPKIIKLMKEKGLDDVLLIGGGIIPDEDIPKLKEMGVAEIFTPGTLTTEIVNFIKEWFEKNKKQKVA, from the coding sequence ATGGAGAGAAAGATAAGAGTATTGATTGCAAAAGCAGGGCTTGATGGTCACGACAGAGGGGCTAAGGTTGTAGCAGCTGCGTTGAGAGATGCTGGAATGGAGGTTATTTATACAGGATTGAGGCAAACACCTGAGATGATAGTCTCGGCTGCGATTCAGGAAGATGTTGATGTTATCGGCATTAGTATTTTGAGCGGGGCGCATATGACGATTTTTCCTAAAATAATAAAATTGATGAAGGAGAAGGGTCTTGATGATGTCCTTTTAATCGGTGGGGGGATAATACCAGATGAAGATATACCAAAGCTCAAAGAGATGGGTGTTGCTGAAATTTTTACACCTGGGACTCTGACAACAGAGATCGTTAATTTTATTAAAGAATGGTTTGAAAAAAACAAGAAGCAAAAAGTCGCTTAA
- a CDS encoding Response regulator receiver domain-containing protein, with product MAILIVDDEKELRETLKNALESEGYDVITADNGLAGLTLAQEKKPELILLDISMPVMDGFTALFKLKQNPITREIPVIILTGQYVDEENLERGFNLGAVEYLYKPIRFTELVARVKSVLRMRSLENEAKKVQLMTEKFFISEVKELFSSIRGIIEMILEGEEIGEEMKNILRENYNRMRKWFELSEYFIRLNDISAGVEEIEIKVFDINLLLKKVAEQIREKFSGVNFEFSFGRDSLVKGNENWIEIGFLTFFEAIAEAMSFNGKIHISQVTRAGSDGKFVFVGIRDEAKKLTIESAKTLFSPYLFSEYKPSYNLFALKIFQRIIELNGGHIIVEPSEQVGNKFVIRFHSA from the coding sequence ATGGCAATCCTTATAGTTGATGATGAAAAGGAACTAAGAGAAACACTTAAAAATGCACTTGAAAGTGAGGGGTATGATGTCATAACAGCAGATAATGGACTTGCGGGGTTAACCCTTGCTCAGGAGAAAAAACCAGAGCTTATACTTCTTGATATAAGCATGCCTGTTATGGATGGATTCACTGCTCTTTTCAAACTTAAGCAAAATCCCATCACAAGAGAAATTCCTGTTATAATTCTAACTGGGCAATATGTTGACGAGGAAAATCTTGAGCGTGGCTTTAACCTCGGTGCTGTTGAATATCTTTATAAGCCAATAAGGTTCACGGAACTTGTCGCTCGTGTAAAATCTGTTTTAAGAATGCGTTCGCTTGAAAATGAAGCGAAAAAAGTTCAATTGATGACGGAAAAATTCTTTATAAGTGAAGTTAAAGAGCTCTTTTCATCTATAAGGGGAATTATTGAAATGATATTGGAAGGTGAAGAAATCGGGGAGGAGATGAAAAATATCCTGCGTGAGAACTATAATAGAATGAGAAAATGGTTTGAGCTTTCGGAATATTTTATACGGCTTAACGATATTTCAGCTGGGGTTGAGGAGATTGAGATCAAAGTTTTTGATATTAACTTATTGCTTAAGAAAGTTGCAGAGCAAATAAGGGAAAAATTTTCTGGTGTGAATTTTGAGTTTAGTTTTGGGAGGGATTCGCTCGTAAAGGGAAACGAGAACTGGATTGAGATAGGGTTTTTAACTTTTTTTGAGGCGATAGCGGAGGCAATGTCATTTAATGGAAAAATCCATATCTCTCAAGTTACAAGGGCGGGGAGTGATGGTAAATTTGTTTTTGTAGGAATTCGTGATGAAGCAAAAAAGTTGACAATTGAATCTGCCAAAACTTTGTTTAGCCCATACCTTTTTTCTGAATATAAACCCAGTTATAATCTTTTTGCCTTGAAAATTTTTCAGAGGATTATTGAATTGAACGGTGGTCATATCATTGTTGAGCCTTCTGAACAAGTTGGAAATAAATTTGTAATTCGTTTTCATTCAGCATGA
- a CDS encoding lipoprotein-releasing system permease protein, whose amino-acid sequence MSFELFITKRYIKSTRITGFISLITLISIVGVMLGTSALIIAISISNGFERELKEKVIGFTSHIQVSKFDVRYFDKDDWQSFEKIKMIPNVNAVSPFAGREAMIRSKYGIEGVYLKGILPEYDFSIIKRSIIEGEYNFNESDGIPKIIIGKKLANKLGVELGDKVIILAIDPDNPYFSAPRIEQFKVSGIYETGMAEYDDIFVYVLLKHAQYLFDLGNKVSGFDVMVKNVDFINETAISIQDNLGYPYYARTMYQMYRNLFAWLELQKKPVPIVLGLIIIVAVFNIIGTLLMMVLEKMKEIGILKSMGVNSKGIMKIFVYQGMFIGIAGTTLGNILAYILCSIQLKYKPLSLPEDIYFMNSVPILLQFETFTIVSIASLILCFFATLIPSMIASRIQPVEAIRFA is encoded by the coding sequence ATGTCGTTTGAACTTTTCATTACAAAAAGATATATCAAATCAACACGGATAACGGGCTTTATTTCACTAATCACTTTGATTTCAATTGTCGGGGTAATGCTTGGGACATCTGCTTTGATAATTGCAATTTCAATTTCAAACGGTTTTGAAAGAGAACTGAAAGAAAAAGTAATAGGTTTCACATCCCACATCCAAGTTTCAAAATTTGATGTGAGATATTTTGATAAGGACGACTGGCAAAGTTTTGAAAAGATAAAGATGATCCCAAATGTCAACGCAGTTTCTCCTTTCGCAGGTAGAGAAGCAATGATAAGATCAAAATATGGAATTGAAGGGGTTTATTTAAAGGGGATTTTACCTGAATATGATTTTTCAATAATAAAAAGAAGCATAATTGAGGGTGAATATAATTTTAACGAAAGCGACGGCATACCGAAAATAATAATTGGGAAAAAACTTGCTAATAAGCTCGGAGTTGAATTAGGTGATAAGGTTATAATTCTTGCAATTGACCCCGACAATCCTTATTTTTCCGCTCCAAGAATTGAACAATTTAAAGTTTCTGGAATTTATGAAACAGGGATGGCTGAATATGACGATATTTTCGTTTATGTTTTACTTAAACATGCGCAGTATTTGTTTGACCTTGGGAATAAGGTCAGCGGTTTTGATGTGATGGTTAAAAATGTTGATTTTATTAACGAAACAGCCATTTCAATTCAAGATAATCTTGGTTATCCATACTACGCAAGGACAATGTATCAAATGTATAGAAATCTTTTCGCTTGGCTTGAACTTCAAAAGAAACCCGTTCCAATTGTCCTTGGGTTGATAATAATTGTTGCGGTTTTCAATATAATTGGGACTCTTCTGATGATGGTTCTTGAAAAAATGAAAGAAATAGGTATTTTAAAGTCAATGGGGGTGAATTCAAAAGGTATAATGAAAATTTTCGTTTATCAGGGTATGTTTATTGGAATTGCTGGGACAACGCTTGGTAATATTCTGGCGTATATTTTATGTTCAATTCAATTGAAATATAAACCTTTATCTCTCCCTGAAGATATTTATTTTATGAATTCTGTGCCTATTTTACTTCAATTTGAAACTTTCACAATTGTATCCATTGCTTCACTTATTCTTTGCTTTTTTGCGACGCTTATACCTTCAATGATAGCCTCACGAATTCAACCAGTTGAAGCAATAAGATTTGCGTAA
- a CDS encoding voltage-gated potassium channel, protein MKQTLKIIWRHELFRILFLITLTLFFTSSIIYLIERSKNEQFSSIFDGLWWAIVTMTTVGYGDKVPATALGKLIGFVVMFSGVILVSMFTATISSIFVTKKIKEREGLEKVNALGHIVICGWNKDTERMIKALDNLGKKRKIQIVLINNLPPEKVEQLKNTYRNIEINFVRGDFTRESILEKANIKQAKEVVILPDETLSPLPSDEKTLIATLNIKSLNPKAKVYAHIIDRDNAGNLKRANADEIIISNEYLPSLIADQIVSPGVVQILSLLFNEDSTIRIFRMKIPPRFIGKNYLELFNYLKTEKNYLLLGFISDEEGITLENILSHDYTEIDAFIEKKLKEAGLSIKSSYIKLNLNPPLDYIISEKDDAVVLGNITE, encoded by the coding sequence TTGAAGCAAACGCTGAAAATAATTTGGAGACATGAGCTATTCAGGATTTTATTTTTGATAACTTTGACATTGTTTTTCACTTCATCAATAATTTATCTTATTGAGAGATCAAAAAATGAGCAGTTTTCCTCAATTTTTGATGGTTTATGGTGGGCAATTGTTACAATGACCACGGTTGGATATGGTGATAAAGTTCCAGCGACAGCACTTGGAAAGCTCATTGGATTTGTTGTGATGTTTTCAGGGGTTATTTTGGTTTCAATGTTTACCGCAACAATATCATCAATTTTTGTCACAAAGAAAATAAAAGAAAGAGAGGGACTTGAAAAAGTGAATGCCTTGGGACATATTGTGATTTGTGGATGGAATAAAGATACCGAAAGGATGATAAAAGCCCTTGACAATCTCGGGAAAAAAAGAAAAATTCAAATTGTGCTTATCAACAACTTACCGCCTGAAAAAGTTGAACAATTGAAGAACACATATAGAAACATTGAAATAAACTTCGTTCGTGGCGATTTTACACGTGAATCAATTCTTGAAAAAGCCAACATAAAACAGGCGAAAGAAGTTGTAATACTGCCTGATGAGACACTTTCACCCCTTCCATCGGATGAAAAAACACTAATAGCCACGCTCAACATAAAATCGTTAAATCCAAAAGCGAAAGTTTATGCTCATATAATTGACAGAGACAACGCTGGCAACCTCAAGAGAGCAAACGCAGATGAAATAATTATAAGCAATGAATATCTCCCATCGCTAATTGCAGATCAAATTGTTTCCCCTGGGGTTGTCCAAATTTTATCTTTGTTATTCAATGAAGATTCAACCATAAGGATATTTCGTATGAAGATTCCACCGAGGTTCATCGGGAAAAATTACCTTGAGCTTTTCAATTATCTCAAAACGGAGAAAAATTATCTTTTACTCGGGTTTATCTCAGATGAGGAAGGGATAACGCTTGAAAACATCCTATCACATGATTACACGGAGATTGATGCATTTATTGAGAAAAAACTCAAAGAGGCTGGACTAAGTATAAAATCATCTTACATCAAATTGAATCTAAATCCACCGCTTGATTATATTATCAGTGAAAAAGACGATGCGGTTGTGCTCGGCAATATAACTGAATAA